One Camelina sativa cultivar DH55 chromosome 3, Cs, whole genome shotgun sequence genomic window carries:
- the LOC109130490 gene encoding glutathione S-transferase T3-like, which translates to MTSYNTFCQSSSSYLELLNSQGEALNQDGAYEIPTWSSQQSHDEPLSQETPVKKDRKKWNPADDEILISAWLNTSKDPIIANQQKGVSFWQRVQKYYAESPHAIANGEQGVNINCKQRWFKINESTNKFCGAYAAAERSNSSGHSENDVLKVAHDIYFSDYKTKFTMEHCWCLLRFEQKFLNQNAINTPSPSVRTKRKPVGAADQSEATHTEQDSEIRPQGIKAVKADRKNSQGKALAEYTSMWEVKRVDMAEKEKLQKLGILDTLLAKPEPLSAADQLIKDKIVAQYFAN; encoded by the coding sequence ATGACTTCTTACAATACATTCTGTCAGTCGTCTTCTAGTTATTTAGAGCTTCTCAACAGTCAAGGAGAAGCTCTTAACCAAGACGGTGCTTATGAAATACCTACTTGGAGCTCTCAACAATCCCATGATGAACCTCTTTCTCAAGAGACACCTGTCAAGAAGGATAGGAAGAAATGGAATCCGGCTGACGATGAAATACTAATAAGTGCGTGGCTGAACACTTCAAAGGACCCGATCAttgcaaatcaacaaaagggaGTAAGCTTTTGGCAAAGGGTTCAAAAATACTACGCAGAGTCTCCTCATGCGATAGCCAATGGTGAACAGGGTGTGAACATCAACTGTAAGCAGAGATGGTTCAAGATCAATGAGTCCACAAACAAGTTCTGCGGGGCTTATGCAGCTGCAGAGAGATCCAACAGTAGTGGACACTCTGAGAACGATGTGCTGAAGGTGGCTCACGACATCTACTTCTCTGACTATAAGACGAAGTTTACAATGGAGCATTGCTGGTGTTTGTTAAGGTTTGAGCAGAAATTCCTTAACCAAAACGCGATTAACACCCCCTCACCTTCAGTcagaacaaagaggaaaccaGTTGGTGCAGCTGATCAATCCGAGGCAACCCACACAGAACAAGACTCTGAGATAAGGCCTCAAGGTATCAAGGCTGTGAAGGCTGACAGGAAGAACTCTCAGGGAAAGGCTCTTGCTGAGTACACGAGCATGTGGGAAGTCAAGAGGGTGGATATGGCTGAAAAGGAGAAGCTACAGAAGCTTGGCATACTAGACACACTTCTTGCCAAACCGGAGCCACTTAGTGCAGCTGATCAACTTATAAAGGATAAGATAGTGGCACAGTATTTTGCAAATTGA
- the LOC104776858 gene encoding uncharacterized protein LOC104776858 — MVPLESSLLFGGFTDAMMMRETTINNQDSSGEDTCSVSDPTAASTESYYNMFSSSLVKDVGAAAKNDAVCSINVEEGKDKSWLRLGIGPEENNHNTGSYKLQRCSSKNGSEREKSLELSLFSSSLATGGAISSSVEYSQPQPPQPPYRCDQLLTMRGPSLVYNQQLIRPQTLFNRGFSFPSSKPWIPQYTAPFRPSSLSDRDVTNNNSATRSCCVDEGGGAGPSSEFRVLDPPRRPHSGLWFLLQASQFQEKEPFLPQVSKSYLRIKDGRITVRLLIKYLMKKLQLDSESEVNI, encoded by the exons ATGGTTCCTCTTGAATCCTCACTGCTTTTTGGCGGTTTCACCGACGCGATGATGATGAGAGAAACAACTATAAACAATCAAGATTCTAGCGGGGAAGATACATGCTCCGTCTCCGATCCAACAGCAGCTTCTACTGAGTCTTATTATAACATGTTTTCTTCCTCTCTGGTGAAAGACGTCGGAGCCGCCGCAAAGAACGATGCCGTTTGTTCTATTAATGTAGAAG AAGGTAAAGATAAATCTTGGCTCCGCTTAGGTATAGGCCCTGAGGAGAACAACCATAACACGGGGTCGTATAAGCTTCAACGTTGTTCTAGCAAAAACGGAAGTGAAAGAGAGAAGTCGTTAGAGCTCAGCTTGTTCTCCTCCTCCCTAGCCACAGGAGGAGCCATTAGTAGTAGCGTAGAGTACTCACAGCCGCAACCACCGCAGCCGCCATATCGGTGTGATCAGTTATTAACGATGCGTGGACCGTCGTTGGTTTACAATCAACAACTAATTCGGCCTCAAACGTTATTTAATCGAGGCTTTTCGTTTCCATCGTCAAAGCCGTGGATACCTCAATATACGGCACCGTTTAGACCGTCATCATTGAGTGACCGTGACGTCACTAACAATAATAGTGCTACAAGGAGTTGTTGTGTGgatgaaggaggaggagctggACCAAGTTCCGAGTTTAGGGTTCTTGATCCTCCAAGAAGACCACATTCTGGTCTTTGGTTTCTCCTTCAAGCTTCACAATTTCA GGAAAAGGAACCGTTCTTGCCTCAAGTAAGCAAAAGCTACTTGAGAATCAA GGATGGGAGAATCACAGTTAGATTGCTAATTAAGTACCTCATGAAGAAGCTTCAATTGGATAGCGAATCTGAGGTAAATATCTAA